The DNA window AATTATTGCACCCCTTGAACAAAAGTTTTGGCTATGTCACTGCATTTATATTCACTAGTGGAATCATGTCCACTTTGGGGGAGGGTGGGGAGTGGCGGAGGGAATGAAATGTATTACAATAATGTGGTTACCAAATTATACTCTCAAATTTGAACAGCAAGGacttaatataaaaaaattattttctaaacAACTACAATACTTCAATTTGCAAATAAGACTTTTGGATGACAATAGTGTCTACCGCACAACATATTTTCAAGCTTGGAGGGGCAACTAATTAATTTCAAAATAGTTTCTTAATGTAAAATTTCGTAGTACAAATAAAGTATTTAAAATTCTAAGGGGGTGCAAAAGGGATTTTTAAAATTCTTAAGGTGGTGTTCCTTCCTGGCCTCCTTTGTTATGTCCTTGCACATATGACCCTAGACTTCGGGTATCATCTTAAAACAGCTCTGTTTCAGAGCCTCAAGTTTATTTGTCCTTCAATAACTCTAGCCATTCAACCtattcaaaatttggaaaagatAACCAGGGAAAAGCTTCCCTTCTGAGTATGTCAATATTCAAAAGCAAGGATAAATAGAGTAATGGAGATAATAGTTGGAACTTGACATAATTCTTTATGGAAAAGTCATTATTTACTGTCAGATAAATATTTTATGCATTGACAGTGTAGCGATCTTTTTATACTATTAGTTATGGATGTATGTTACATAtgcataatttaaattttaaatttgacttttATGTTTATGTGGTAATGATCTAAACTTattaatgtaaaaaaaaaaattgtacattggcaatgtataaaaaaaaaaaaagatgctctatattatatattttagcCAATTCTATCTATCTCCTAAGTTGACAACTACGGATCAAAGATATGGCTATGATTTTGGGGTGTCAGATATAGCGATGACCAgcatttgtttgattatttcCTTATCTGATCTTTCAATTCTGTTTAGGTTGTCTTGTCACCTTGATCGTGGAATTAATGATTTACATTTTATTGCATtatcttttattattattgtgatTACTTGATAACGTCTTACTACAATTGATTAAGAGTAGTTAGATTATTACAATATTATACGTAGCTATTATCTATTGATGctaattaatcacttttaaggGTGATGGTTACGTTTCTTGTCATCTAATTTTTCATCTTTGTATATGTGATCCATATTTATCCTCTTGCATGACAAATCTAATCTAGTTGacagagaaagaaagaaaagttcaCAAACTGAGAACGAGAAGTgcgatttttttctttttctttttttttttaaaccatgaCGATACTTCATTTTGTGACTAAAGTTCGTAAAATTGGTCAGCTATGAAGAGGTTGGTGGTAATGGCCAACGGCATAACCTGGATAGACAAAATTGTTTTGACACTCTAAAAATATTGATAGGGGATAATTACAAAAACTTGCCTTGAGATTTTTAATCGTATTACTTAACGCTGTTgaactttaaaataaattactaGCCTTCCCTACTTTTAACTTTTTTGCAACTCCatcaacccaattcaaaacATAGGAttaaaaaaactcattttcgggaaagaaagataaattcatttgaaaatggaCCTTTTGCTATGATCCCTTAATTGTCATGACAAATTAATTTGATCCCTTAATATTTGAAAACTTAACTAATATAGTTCTTTGAAATTAACAGTTCTTAATGGGTTGCTAGATCCTTTAATAGTTTCCATGTCATAATTTGGGCACAAAACAttaaaagtttaaaatttttaaggAATTTATAAAACATTTAAAAAATCAGATGAAATACTATTTAGATGAAGAAAGTAATGTTTTGCACCTTGAAAACATCTTAAATAAGCTTTTAAATATAAGCACtttgtctttttgttttttccacACCATTGGTCTGgacaaaaaaaagtttgaagATTCTAAACAACTTAAAAAGCTCCTTAAATTCACCCAATACACAATGTACTAAAGAAAAGACTTTTTCTAATTGATGCATGTAGGGCACACGATGAGCACATCAAGAAATGAAGGTGGCCCAATattaaagttttaaaatcaCCGCTTACCCTCTGAATTGTAACACTTTAACAGAAGTTTTTcacttttgcaaaaaaaaaaagagagagaaaaaactgGCCAATTCCTTTTTCTGTAACCCTTGAGGCACCAAATAGACAAACCATAAAATTGTTTTGTAGTTTGAAGACATCAAAAATAAACTGTTAATTGTTTGCTTGTATCTTAAAAAGACATGCTGCTTATGATTGCTATTGCTATACTTTGTCCTCTCTATATTTTGTCTTCTTAGACTTGCACCTTTGCGCTTTTTGTCCTCGTTTTCATCATTTGgttaatataattataatttgtAAATTTGTAAGACAACAAAAggataattttgaaaagaaatttaTCTTATGTCTCCCAAAAGTGAATCTCTTAAtcatatattttgaaatggGTCGtaaatattacaaaaaattaaaaatagggGTGGTTAGCAATACTTTTCAGAGTTTAGGGTTGCTAAGTCATAACATTAGAAATCTCAGAGTTTAGGGTTGCTAAGTCATAACATTAGAAATCTCAAGAGAAGTTTCTGAAATTAGTGAGTCTCATTAATGATATCTAAAAAATTGTGAATACTTAAGACACTATTCTTTTATGTGCTTGAGTACAGAATTAATTTCTCCTAAATGAGGTACTGCATTTAGTTCGAATTGCTAATCAAATTCATTCATAGAAAACACCTATGCAGAAGTAACTATTAAAAAAAGTTTAATctattcttttcttatttttacttCTTTCATAATAAAGGAATAGACAAAAGTAGAATATTGTTGGACACATATGCAGGGGCAGAGCCATATTGTAGACCTATCAATGGGTTGGGTACGGGTCAGAATTGAATATTCCAAATTCAGACCCATTTTAGTATACATATTTTGGATTTGACTTGTATACACGACAGGTCTTACATTTGATCTTCCAGATCTGGTCTGCAGCTCACATATACGAGTCGGGTCGAATACGGGTCAAATTTTacaatagataaataaataaataaataaataaatatttttataattattaatttattgtaTAATAAGTACTATTGTATTAAtaagtatatatattattataataaTAAGTAGACATTATTGTTATAATAAGTATTATTGTATTAAgaattatataattttttataattattaatttatttaaacAGGTCCGAGTCGAATATGGGTCGAAATGCAATATTTCGTATTCGACCCgcttttttattagaaaaatggGTTAGAGTTCGGGTCGActaaatgaaattatatttgaaCCCatacctgaaaaaaaaaataacaagtccAAGCTAGGTCTGGGTCTAGACCGtaccgttgacaggcctaccaTACTGCCTTAAGCCATAGAACAACCTATACAAAGTTTAGAGTTTACATAATTGCGTCGCTTTTGCCCCTTCAGAATTTCCAAAATATTCCAACTAGTTCCGCCATTGCCCCCAAAACTATTAGAACTTTTTATAGCATTGTTGGGGAAAACATTTTACGGTTGCCCTCTCCATTTCTATAACGGGGCCTTGACCCGAAACATAATACTATTCTGTATTTCCTGTCTAATAAATCTATTTGTTTAATATGTCTAACCATAAGAATTACAAGTAAGCTAAATATTCTTTTGACAGTTTGACTAATTACATATTAATTGTCTGTTATGTATATCAGAATGTACATCATATAGTTTTATGCgtaatattaaatattttactATACCATTAGATGACCTGATAACTACCGCAAATAATAAATCATAATCTAtacattattttttattttatttttgtaatatTGAATAAATTGATTCGTCCCTATTAAACTTGTAAGAAATACCTAGTTGCGCTGAAAGTCCACAAACCACACATTGCCACCCTCCGACCAAATGTCCTGACTCCACCACTACACATGAACTAGGGTGGAGTCATGTCCACTTTTTAGGGGTGGAGGAGGGAATGAAATGTATCACAATAATCTGGGTACCAAACTATACTCTCAAATGTGTACCGTATGGACTTAACATAAAAAAATTATCGTTTTCTAAACAATTAGAACACTTAAATTTGCAAGTatgacttttgaaaattttggatgacaaaattaaattttatgaCAATGGTGTCTATACACAGCATATTCTCAAGTTTGAAGGGGCAAGTATTTAGTATCAAAATAGTTTCTTGATGTAAAAATTCATGATACGAATAAAGTTTGTAAAATTCTAATGGGGAGCAAAAGAGATTTTTGAAATTCTTTTGGTGGTGTTCCCTCCCTGGCACCCTTTGTTCTGTCCTTGCACATATGGCCCTAGACTTCGGGTATCATCTTAAAACAGCTATGTCTATTAGGTACCCTATGTTGAGATATATTTCAGATGTCATATTtttagaaatgtaaaattaattaggaaACGTAAATAAACGCAAGGGTAGGTaggtaaaattaaatagaaaaaatatataaattcaAGGGAgggtaataattgttagtatatatatatatatatatatggtaagTTAGATGAATGTTAGGTGTATTAACGAGTGTTCTAATAGCGCCCATTCGAAAAAACTATATTCTAAAGCAACGGAAAACAGTGGTAGATGTTGGAACCTGACATATTTCTTTATGGAAAAGCCATTTATTTACTATTTTGGCCAATTATTACTCTTAAGTTGACAACTTGGGGTCAAAGATATGGCTGTGAATTTGGGGTGTCGGGTACAGTGATGCCCAGGATTTGTTCGATTATTTCCTTATCtgatcttttaattttgttcagGTTGTCTTGTCACCTTGATAGTAGAATCAATGATTTACATTTTATTGCATTATGTTATATGGCTATTGTGATTATTTTACAATGTTCTGATCAAGAGTAGTTACGATAAAAATTATTACAACATTATAGGTAGGTATTATCTATTGACGCTAATTAATCACGTTTAAGGGTGATGGTTACGTTTCTTGTCATCTAAACATGTGatctatgtgtgtgtgtgtgctgGAATCTGAAATCTTTCAATCACACTCTCTCTTTTCGAACTATACAATCCATCCTTTCCCTTAAGTTCAACATATTTGAGAACgagttttccaaaaaaaaaaatatttgagaAAGAGGagtatgattttttttcttttttgctttttaacTATGACAATGCTGTATTTTGTGACCAAAATTGCTAAAATTGGTCTGCTATGAACAGGTTGATGGCAACGGCCAATGGGAAAACCTGGATGGAGAAATTTGTTTAAAACTCTAATAATATTGACAATGAATAATTACAAAAACCTACCATGAGAATTTTAATAGTATCACTTATCATCCCTGTACTTTAAAATATATCACTAGCCTCCCCTATTTTTGACATCTTGCAACTTTGTCAACCCATGTCAAAATGTAGgattaaaaaactcattttaaggaaaaaaattcaTTCGAAAATTGCCCTTCTCTTATGGACCCTTAATTGTCATGACAAACTAATTTAATCCTGCAAGATTTGAAAACTTGACGAATGTGGTTCTTTAATGGAAAATTAACCATTCTTAATGGGTTGATAGTTCCTTTAATAGTTTCTGTGCCACAATTTAGACAcaaaacattaaaaaattttaaaaattacgaAACATGtaaaaaaatcacacaaaatacTTTATAGACGAAGAAAGTAATGTTTTGCACCTTGAAAACATCTTAAATAAGCTTTTAACAAGCACTTtgtctttttattattttcaaacCATTGATCTggaaaagaaaagtttgaagATTCTAAACAAATTATATGACTCCTTAAATCCACCCAATACACATTACAGTAAAGAAAGTGTTTCTTCTAATTAAGGCACCCGATGAGCAcatcaaaaaataaaagtagCCCAATattaaagttttacaatcaccATCTTTTGTATAAAAGTACCTTTTGTAGAAGAGATTTACCAtctttggaaaaaagaaaagaaaagaaaacctccAATTCCTTTCCAAATAGACAAACTATAAAATTTTTCTGTATCTTGAAGATGTCTAAAATAAACTATGAATTGTTTGTTTGTATCTTTAAAAAGACATGCTGCTTATGATCGCTACCGTTATACTTTGTCCTCTCTATATTTTGTCCTCTTAGACTCGCACCTTTGTACCTTTTGACATTGTTTTCGTCATTTTGGTTAATGTACTTATAATTTTGTAAATTTGTAGGACTACgaaaggaaaattttggaaagaaattatCTCAATTAATTAAGcgatatttttagaatttagggttaTAAAGTTATATCATTAGAAGCCTCAAGGAAAGTTTCTGAAATTAATGAGTCTCATTTATATCTAAGAAACTGTGAATTCTTAagaagttattcttttatgtaCTTGAGTTCAGAATTAGTTTCTTCTAAATGAAGTGCCGCTTTTAGTTCGAAATGCTAATTAAATTCAACAATAGCAAACACCTATTGAAGAAAATTTGCCATTCCTTGGTGGGAATTAATCCACTATTTGAGCTCGAAATATTACCAATGTCTTATTAAATGCAGGATAACAATCCCCGCCTCCCCCCTCCTTCCCTCCCCAAAGAAAGGGTGAAAcctaatttttctattttatctgataaaaaCTTGGTATATGGGGAGGGATGCTAGCTCgaatatctttaaaaaaaaaaaaaactaaactttACAAGGAGGGGATATGGCCAAAATCTCCggcaaaaattacaaaatgaaAACAGCTTTTCTGAATTAACACTTCAAGGCTATTATTGTTGGATaaccttttcttctcttttcttttttatgcaAATTGATTACCTTTTCTTTTCGGcttttttgaacttttggaTGTAACACATTATTTTCAAAAGGTGAATTTTATGGCAATAGTGTCTAAGCACAACATATTTTCAAGTTTGGAGAGGCAAGTATTTACTATCAAAATAGTTTCTTGATGTAAAAATTCGTAATACAAATAAAGTATTTAAAATTCTAAGGGGGTGCAAaagagattttgaaaattcttaaGGTGGTGTCCCTGCCTGGCCTCCTTTGTTCTGTCCTTGGACATATGGCCCTGAACTTCGGGTATCATCTTAAAACAGCTCTGTTTCAGCGCCTCAAGTTTATTTGTTCTTCAACGACTCTAGATCTTGAACCCattgaaaatttggaaagatAACCAGGGAAAAGTTTCCCATTTGAGTATGTCAATATTCTAAAGCAATGGAAATAGAGTATTAGAGTTGAAACCAGACATATTTCTCTATGGAAAAGTCATTATTCACTATTTTAGCCAATTCTTCCTCTTAAGTGGACAACTAAGGATCAAAGATATGGCTATGATTTTGGGGTGCCAGATATAGTGATGACCAGCAATTGTTTGATTATTTCCTTATCTGATCTTTCAATTTTGTTCAGGTTGTCTTGTCTCATTGATGGTGGAATTAATGATTTGCATTTTATTGCATTATGTTGTATTACTATTGTGATTACTTTATAATGTTTTACTGCAATTGATCAAGAGTAGTTAGGAtaaaaattatgaattaatcttttcgatactgacagtgtatatactatcagcgttggatgaatgataactatgcaaaatttgaatttaaaattcaatttttacacatatgtcatgaatcaagcggtgatagtgtatatactgtcagtgtctATAAGATTtactaaaaaaattattacaataTTATACGTAACTATTATCAATTGATGCTAATTAATCAGTATTAAGGGTGATGGTTAAGTTCCTTGTCATCTAATTTTTCATCTTTGTACATGTGATCCATATTTATCCTTTCACATGACAAATCTAATCTAGTTGatggagaaagaagaaaaagttcaACATACTTGAGAACGATTTTTCATTAGATACTTCATTTGTGACCAAAGTTGGTAAAATGGGTCTGCTACGAAGACGTTGATGGGAATGGCCAATGGGCATAACCTAAGTGGATAAAGAAAATTGTTTGACGATGCTTGCCTTGAAATTTTTTGTAGTATCACTAAGCACCCTGAACTTCAAAAAATATCACTAACCTTCCCTATTTTAACATTTTTGCAACTCCATTAACTCATTTCAAAACATAGGattaaaaatttgattttggcAAGAAAATAGATAAATTCAGTTGAAAATCACCCTTTTATTATGGTCCCTTAATTGTCATGACAAATTAATTTAATcctttaaaatttgaaaacttgacAAATGTGGTTCGTTAATGAAAAATTAACCCTTCTTAAAGGGTTGATAAATCCTTTAATAGTTTCAGTGTCATAATTTCGGCACAAATCATTAAGGAGTTTACAAAACATTTATAAATCATACGAAATACTTTATAGATGACGAAAGTAATGTTTTGCACCTTGAGAAAATCTTAAATAAGCTTTTAAATATAAGCACTTTGTCTTTTGTTATTTTCAAATCATTGAtctaaaaaaaaacttttaggCGCTTTTAGTTGGAAAATGCTAATTAAATTCAACAATAGCAAACACCCGATTGACAAAAATTTGTCATTCCTTGGTGGGAATTAATCCACTATTTGAGCTCGAAATATTACCAATGTCTTATTACATTCAAGATAAAAAGTCtctcctccccctccccccGCCCGGGCGTGCTCccaaaaaaaattgacaaaaccTGGTATATGGCGAGGGATGGCAGCCCgaatttattaataaaaatatagcCAAAACCTCCTGCCAACAttacaaaatgaaaacaaattttCTGAATAAAACTCCAAAGCCATTACTGTTGGaagactttttcttttctttactttttttgCGCAATTTGATGACTTTTCCTTCTCGGGCTTCTTCAACTTCAGGATGCAACACATTATTTCTCGAAAGATGCAAACAAGGTTGCATTAGATTAAATGTAGacatttaaaaatatttgataTCATTTCGAAATATTAGGAAAGAAATACAAATACACAATCACTGATAACATACTTCAAACTGATACTGGCATATcactatttatttattttttccatATCACTATTTATTTTTACCCATATTTCTTGGCAAAGAGGGAAAGAGCATTTTTCGGGTGCATGGTTAGTCCTGGCATAACTTCAGTATCTACGTCTTCTGCTTTCATCCCAAAAGGCAATTTCCAATCAAAATGATACAGAAGATTTGCCAGTGCAACTTCCACTGTTGCGAGTCCTAGAGAAAATCCAGGGCAGCCCCTACGTCCAGCTCCAAATGGGATCatttcaaaatcttgtccaCGAAAATCAATATTACTATTCAAAAATCGTTCTGGGATAAAATCATCTGGACTTTTCCAACATTCAGGATCTCTTCCAATAGCCCATGCATTAATGTAAACTAATGTTTTGTACTTAATTTCATAGCCTTCGATTGTGCATTCTTGTGTAGTTTCTCTTGGCCCTAGAAGTGGAGCTGGAGGGTATAATCTTAGAGTTTCTTTTATCACTGCTTTTAGATAAGGAAGCTCCTGAATATCTTCTTCATCTACTCTTCCTTTTTCTCCAACCAATTTTCTCACTTCTGCTTGTACTTGCTTTAGTGCAGAAGGGCTCTTCATCAGGGCTGTCATTGCCCAAATAATTGCTGCTGCAGCTGTATCCGTCCCAGCAATAAATATATCCTGTGATAAAAGGGTAAACGATTATTATTAAGGACCATATCAACtattttaacccaaaaaaaaaaactttcagtTTACTTGATTTATGTTCAGAAAACCATGTACCAATATGCTTGTTAAAGAagatgaaaaaagaaagaaagaagaggaaaTTCAACAATTGATTATCTTGCAAATAGGGATATACTACCATGAGAATTGCCTTTATGTGATCCCAAGATAGGCCTATAATTGATGATTGTTCTTCTTTTAGCTGAATTAAGAGATCGAGCAAATCATCCTTCATGCTTTGTGGTCTGTTTGGATTGAGATGCTCCTGTATCAACTCTTGGTAGAATAAATCCAGCTCATTGAAATTCTTCTCAAGACGCTCAACAATCCCAGAAAATTTATCTACCCAACTGAATGAAGGAAAATAATCTGAGATGAAGAAACCCCCAATCATGGCCTGAGATTCTTGTAAAAGTTTATCGAATCGCTTTCTCTCATGCCCTTCCTCATCGTACCTCTTTCCAAAGGCAACTCTACATATTATAGTGCTCGTCAAGGACATTATTATGGTCCTTAAATCAACTAGTTGTGATGAAGATGAGAGATTTAGTATCTTTTGAATCATGCTCGAAATTTCATCTTCACGAATGGGACGAAAAGATTGTACTCTTTTAAGGCTAAAGAGTTGGAGGACACAAATCTTCCTCATTTCCCTCCAGTAGTCACTGTAAGGTGAGAATGCAATATCCCTTCGATTGTATGACAGCTTTTGCCGCCCAACAGAAGCTGGCCGGCCGGAGAACACAAGATCATGGGTTGTCAGGGCCTGTTTTGCCATTCTTGCTGAAGAAATAACTAGTACTGGTACTGAACCAAGCTGTAATGACATGAGGGGGCCATATTTCTTGGAGAGTTGGCTTAGGAATTCATGAGCCTTTTCACTGTCGAATTGGTGCAAGTTCCCAATGAATGGGAGCCCTGGAGGACCTGGTGGTTGACGGATATTTCTGAGTTGCTTGTGCTTTTTACCTATGGATACGAGGATTGAAAAAAGGAGCAATAAGAGAAAAAGCATTGTCATCTTTAATCGAAGGATAGCAGTGAAGTGAGATAGGTTCAAGGGCTCAGTATTTAAAGGCGCTGAAAGGTAATTAGAATGTCACTAGGAGCCTGTTTGTGGAAACCAACCTGGATTCGGGTTTTTCCAATTGAATTCTACCCAATTCTGTCCAGTTGATATAATTATTACCATATTTGGTGTAAACTTATATAATTGTAGTGTAATCATGAAATTCATCAACTCGTACCCAAAATTGTAGGAGTTtatatcatatattaattagatTGAACTGGACTAGCAGTCAATTGTAGAGCCCCATAACTTTATACGTACATATACttaatacatatacatatatacatatatatatatatatatgtaaaatatatgGAGATTCTAAACCTTGAAATTATGTATGTAAAATATATGAAAAGCCCCATTTCCACCCTAGACCCATACATACATATGTATGTAAAATATATAATACATTGGTTTAAATGGAGATTCTAAACCTTGAAATTACGGAGAATTTACAAGTTGAATCAAGAATCTCACATTACTTGACTAATGTCTCTACTAGTTCAGAGACACGTAGGTTTAAGATCAAATTTACATAGCCTTGAATATtatcatttttcatatttttaacCACTTGTTGCAAAATTGCAAATTTATAGTTATGAATCACGTTAGAGAAATACTGATTCATACCAAGTCCATTTAGGAAACAAAAGTTTATAGTTTTAGTCTAATATGCAATACATTTTGGTAGGACCACACTATAAAATGTAAATGGAATTCCACTTGGTAAAGTCCACTTTTTGTCTTAAAAAACACTAATACATTACGTGAATGAATATGGGGAAGGAAAATAAGCAAATCACGtttggttttttgttttttttttcatttgtttgcTCTCAAACCCATGAAGAATCCTAACCTTTTTCCCTTGAGATTTTCCCTTATTGGCCTTTCGCAAAATATGCATAAAGAGACACACGACATGTcacaaaaccaacaaataaatGAAGATGCATAAGAAGAGAGGAGAAGAAAACTTCAGGCTGTATTTATTGATGAGGGAAAAATAGGAATAGGGTGTGCAGCCAAATTTTGTTTTGTCACATTTTGATAAAAGTCCATTTTTTGTCATAAAAATACACGAATTAATGCACCAcacaaaaccctaattcttttCCACAAAA is part of the Coffea eugenioides isolate CCC68of chromosome 6, Ceug_1.0, whole genome shotgun sequence genome and encodes:
- the LOC113774620 gene encoding cytochrome P450 83B1-like codes for the protein MTMLFLLLLLFSILVSIGKKHKQLRNIRQPPGPPGLPFIGNLHQFDSEKAHEFLSQLSKKYGPLMSLQLGSVPVLVISSARMAKQALTTHDLVFSGRPASVGRQKLSYNRRDIAFSPYSDYWREMRKICVLQLFSLKRVQSFRPIREDEISSMIQKILNLSSSSQLVDLRTIIMSLTSTIICRVAFGKRYDEEGHERKRFDKLLQESQAMIGGFFISDYFPSFSWVDKFSGIVERLEKNFNELDLFYQELIQEHLNPNRPQSMKDDLLDLLIQLKEEQSSIIGLSWDHIKAILMDIFIAGTDTAAAAIIWAMTALMKSPSALKQVQAEVRKLVGEKGRVDEEDIQELPYLKAVIKETLRLYPPAPLLGPRETTQECTIEGYEIKYKTLVYINAWAIGRDPECWKSPDDFIPERFLNSNIDFRGQDFEMIPFGAGRRGCPGFSLGLATVEVALANLLYHFDWKLPFGMKAEDVDTEVMPGLTMHPKNALSLFAKKYG